Proteins encoded in a region of the Streptomyces sp. PCS3-D2 genome:
- a CDS encoding thymidine phosphorylase has translation MDVISVIRTKRDRGELSPEQIDWVIDAYTRGVVADEQMSALAMAILLNGMNRTEIARWTAAMIASGERMNFDALSRPTADKHSTGGVGDKITLPLAPLVAACGAAVPQLSGRGLGHTGGTLDKLESIPGWRALLSNEEMMHVLDTTGAVICAAGDGLAPADKKLYALRDVTGTVEAIPLIASSIMSKKIAEGTGSLVLDVKVGTGAFMKNIEDARELARTMVGLGTDSGVKTVALLTDMSTPLGLTAGNALEVRESVEVLAGGGPADVVELTIALAKEMLDAAGIKDADPAKALADGSAMDHWRRMIAAQGGDPDAALPVAREQHVVTAPESGVLTRLDAYGVGVGAWRLGAGRARKEDPVQAGAGIELHAKPGDTVTAGQPLMTLHTDTPEKFDYALAALDGSFDIAAAGTAFSATPIVLDRIA, from the coding sequence ATGGACGTCATCTCCGTCATCCGGACCAAGCGGGACCGCGGTGAGCTGAGCCCCGAGCAGATCGACTGGGTCATCGACGCCTACACCCGCGGCGTCGTGGCCGACGAGCAGATGTCCGCCCTGGCCATGGCCATCCTGCTCAACGGCATGAACCGGACCGAGATCGCCCGCTGGACCGCGGCGATGATCGCCTCCGGCGAGCGCATGAACTTCGACGCCCTGTCCCGCCCGACCGCCGACAAGCACTCCACGGGCGGCGTCGGCGACAAGATCACCCTCCCGCTGGCCCCGCTCGTCGCCGCGTGCGGCGCGGCCGTGCCGCAGCTCTCGGGCCGCGGCCTCGGCCACACCGGCGGCACCCTCGACAAGCTGGAGTCCATCCCGGGCTGGCGCGCGCTGCTCTCCAACGAGGAGATGATGCACGTCCTCGACACCACCGGCGCGGTCATCTGCGCGGCCGGCGACGGGCTGGCCCCGGCCGACAAGAAGCTGTACGCGCTGCGCGACGTCACCGGCACCGTCGAGGCCATCCCGCTGATCGCCTCCTCGATCATGTCGAAGAAGATCGCCGAGGGTACGGGCTCGCTCGTCCTGGACGTCAAGGTCGGCACCGGCGCCTTCATGAAGAACATCGAGGACGCGCGCGAGCTGGCGCGCACCATGGTCGGTCTCGGCACCGACTCGGGCGTCAAGACGGTCGCGCTCCTCACCGACATGTCCACCCCGCTCGGTCTGACCGCAGGAAACGCCCTCGAAGTCCGCGAGTCGGTCGAGGTGCTCGCGGGCGGCGGCCCCGCCGACGTCGTCGAGCTGACCATCGCGCTGGCCAAGGAGATGCTGGACGCGGCCGGCATCAAGGACGCCGACCCGGCGAAGGCCCTGGCCGACGGCTCCGCGATGGACCACTGGCGCCGGATGATCGCGGCCCAGGGCGGCGACCCGGACGCGGCTCTGCCCGTCGCCCGCGAACAGCACGTCGTCACCGCCCCGGAGTCGGGTGTGCTGACCCGCCTGGACGCCTACGGTGTCGGCGTCGGCGCGTGGCGCCTCGGTGCGGGCCGCGCCCGCAAGGAGGACCCGGTGCAGGCGGGCGCCGGCATCGAGCTGCACGCGAAGCCGGGCGACACCGTCACGGCCGGCCAGCCGCTGATGACGCTGCACACCGACACTCCGGAGAAGTTCGACTACGCCCTGGCGGCGCTGGACGGCTCCTTCGACATCGCCGCGGCGGGCACGGCCTTCTCCGCCACGCCGATCGTTCTGGACCGCATCGCCTGA